Proteins from one Impatiens glandulifera chromosome 2, dImpGla2.1, whole genome shotgun sequence genomic window:
- the LOC124924631 gene encoding keratin, type I cytoskeletal 9-like, which yields MMSLQTQINIDNQREVMEAMGLIQNQLVEIQGRMRRTYAERLEYADSIARKFQAEENAKDAAEKEQNTITQGNAVRDRRGDGVTTGTRSKRMSTNDENQRPTKRGGDRSGGDHGSRSSGDHGGRSSGGDRGGRSSGGDRGGRSTGSDRGGRTGGSGCGGRSLPPLQNLLTAEGMSGEGFTYPIDPRCLCKMDEQVLLLIYMMNA from the exons ATGATGAGCCTTCAAACACAGATCAATATTGATAATCAAAGAGAGGTTATGGAAGCAATGGGCTTGATTCAGAATCAGCTAGTTGAAATTCAAGGCAGAATGAGAAGAACATATGCTGAAAGACTGGAGTATGCTGACTCTATCgcaaggaaatttcaagctGAAGAGAATGCAAAAGATGCTGCTGAGAAAGAGCAGAATACCATTACTCAGGGCAATGCTGTTAGAGACAGAAGAGGTGACGGTGTAACAACCGGAACCAGATCTAAGCGAATGTCAACAAATGATGAAAACCAGaggccaactaaaagaggcggagatcgaagcggtggtgatcacGGAAGCCGAAGCAGCGGTGATCACGGAGGTCGAAGTAGTGGTGGTGATCGCGGAGGTCGAAGTAGTGGTGGTGATCGCGGGGGTCGAAGTACTGGAAGTGATCGTGGAGGTCGAACTGGCGGAAGTGGTTGTGGTGGACGCAGTCTTCCTCCGCTCCAGAACCTGCTGACTGCCGAAGGGATGAGCGGTGAAGGATTCACCTATCCAATtgatcctcga TGTTTATGtaagatggatgaacaagttttactTCTTATCTATATGATGAATGCGTAA